The Lysobacterales bacterium sequence GTCATGAAGAAGTTGATGCTGGGTTTCGCCGCTGCCGCTGCGCTGTTCGGAGCCGGTTCGGTGCTGGCGGGTGGAAAGCCCGTGGTCGCGGTCATCGAGTTCCGGAACGAGTCCGGCGCTGCCTGGTGGAGCGGCGGCGTGGGCTGGGAGCTGGCGGGGCTGGTCTCCAACGAGCTGGCGGCGACCGGTGATTTCAAGGTGCTGGAGCGCAGCAAGATCGAAGCCGTGCTGTCCGAGCAGAACCTGGCCGCATCGGGTCGCGTCGCGGCCGGTACCGGCGCCAAGATCGGCAAGCTGACGGGCGCCCAATACCTGATCGCCGGCACCGTCACTGCCTACGAAGAGGACACGGCCAGCACCGGCGGCGGCGTCAGCTTCAAGGGCATCTCGCTCGGTGGCAACAAGTCCA is a genomic window containing:
- a CDS encoding CsgG/HfaB family protein, encoding MKKLMLGFAAAAALFGAGSVLAGGKPVVAVIEFRNESGAAWWSGGVGWELAGLVSNELAATGDFKVLERSKIEAVLSEQNLAASGRVAAGTGAKIGKLTGAQYLIAGTVTAYEEDTASTGGGVSFKGISLGGNKSNAYLAVDLRVINATTGELDFVRTVEGNAKSGGMSIGISRGGFGGALGKQQKTPAGKAIRAAIIEITDYLNCVMVQRDGCVAEYDAKESRRREKTKGALDLDD